One genomic region from Elusimicrobium sp. encodes:
- the rsmG gene encoding 16S rRNA (guanine(527)-N(7))-methyltransferase RsmG yields the protein MFKKLTDFAQSVCLTVSEEQAKLLVAYAERVWQKKDFLNLTSAADLQEVLSRHICDGLAGAAKVYAMSRVKGLETFTLADVGSGAGYIGLTMAISLPQAQITLVESIEKRCSFMNWAIMNLGLKNVKVKNARLGQHGHFQFDFVTERAMGQLPDILGICLSAVRPGGVFMAYQGEHPQADQTDPAKYGAQLLGVEKYTLPADDKKRHFTLFGKNE from the coding sequence ATGTTCAAAAAACTAACTGATTTTGCCCAAAGCGTCTGTTTGACCGTTAGCGAAGAACAAGCCAAACTGTTGGTTGCTTATGCGGAGCGTGTGTGGCAGAAAAAAGATTTTTTGAATTTAACCAGTGCCGCTGATTTGCAGGAAGTCCTCTCCCGCCATATTTGCGACGGGCTCGCAGGAGCCGCCAAAGTGTATGCCATGTCCCGTGTAAAAGGATTGGAAACTTTTACCTTGGCCGATGTCGGCTCGGGGGCGGGGTATATCGGCTTAACCATGGCGATATCCTTGCCTCAAGCGCAAATAACCTTGGTGGAAAGCATCGAAAAACGCTGTTCGTTTATGAACTGGGCCATTATGAATTTGGGCCTTAAAAATGTGAAAGTAAAAAATGCGCGTTTAGGTCAACACGGTCATTTCCAGTTTGATTTCGTAACCGAACGCGCGATGGGCCAACTTCCCGATATTTTGGGAATTTGTTTGAGTGCCGTTCGCCCGGGCGGGGTATTTATGGCCTACCAGGGGGAACACCCGCAGGCCGACCAAACCGACCCGGCCAAATACGGTGCGCAATTGCTGGGCGTGGAAAAATATACACTCCCTGCCGATGACAAAAAAAGACATTTTACCTTATTTGGAAAGAACGAGTAA
- a CDS encoding cell division protein FtsW: MPTLFNNSSRRRNTYIKKSPGIFSGRDSFRPEPNKDDWHFLKLDMPIAFIVCAFVLSGLIFTYSSSAFDSTSFFTRQLVFDIIGVSAALFLSQFYSKLIKVKFLSPAVLLGISWVLLVIVLFSREQANVHRWIDLGFFKVQPSEIAKVTLVIYIAHYLDSVTGKIAKNIKLLFKPIIVAGITLALILAEKDIGTPTLMGVAFLFMLIIAGMTFKQFLKISACLAPFAIGLAVHQLFMVDYRRRRIMIFLDPFSDLGGDGYQLGHSLYAVASGGWFGKGIGNSELKLEYLPAAHTDFIFSVMCEELGLFIGTIILVFFCWFLCRGIALACVAKKHVHAYTIFGLTITICMQAFFNMAMAIGLLPTKGIAFPFYSYGGSSVIMTLAMVGIIFNLAAVDNTQKNLRQDISQYKNRNK, encoded by the coding sequence ATGCCTACTTTATTTAATAACTCGTCTCGACGGCGCAATACCTATATCAAAAAATCTCCGGGGATTTTTTCGGGGAGGGACTCGTTCCGCCCGGAACCGAATAAAGACGATTGGCATTTCTTAAAATTGGATATGCCTATCGCGTTTATTGTATGCGCGTTTGTATTATCCGGGCTTATTTTTACTTATTCTTCCAGCGCTTTCGATTCCACTTCCTTTTTCACGCGCCAGTTGGTATTTGATATTATCGGTGTAAGTGCGGCATTGTTTTTATCGCAGTTTTATTCCAAGTTAATAAAAGTAAAGTTTTTATCGCCTGCGGTGCTGCTGGGTATTTCTTGGGTGTTGCTGGTGATTGTGCTTTTCTCGCGCGAACAGGCCAATGTGCACCGTTGGATTGATTTAGGTTTCTTTAAGGTGCAACCTTCCGAAATTGCCAAAGTAACTTTGGTTATTTACATCGCGCATTATTTGGACAGTGTTACCGGTAAAATAGCCAAAAATATAAAACTTCTTTTTAAGCCCATAATTGTAGCAGGTATTACGCTTGCTTTGATTTTGGCGGAAAAAGATATCGGCACGCCGACCTTAATGGGAGTTGCCTTTTTGTTTATGCTTATTATTGCCGGTATGACCTTTAAGCAATTTCTTAAAATCTCTGCGTGTTTGGCTCCGTTTGCTATCGGGTTGGCAGTCCATCAGTTATTTATGGTTGATTATCGTCGTAGGCGCATCATGATTTTCTTAGATCCTTTTTCCGATTTGGGAGGGGACGGATACCAGTTGGGCCATTCGTTGTATGCGGTGGCTTCCGGCGGGTGGTTCGGTAAAGGAATTGGAAACAGCGAACTGAAATTGGAATATCTGCCCGCCGCCCATACGGACTTTATTTTTTCCGTTATGTGCGAAGAACTCGGGTTGTTTATCGGGACTATTATTTTGGTTTTTTTCTGTTGGTTTTTATGCCGCGGAATTGCCCTTGCGTGTGTAGCCAAAAAACATGTCCACGCGTACACCATTTTCGGCCTTACCATTACAATTTGTATGCAGGCTTTTTTTAATATGGCTATGGCGATCGGGTTACTGCCTACCAAAGGGATAGCTTTTCCGTTTTATTCCTATGGCGGGTCGTCGGTTATTATGACCTTGGCCATGGTCGGTATTATCTTTAATTTGGCGGCGGTGGATAATACCCAAAAAAATCTCCGTCAAGATATTTCACAATATAAGAACAGGAATAAATAA
- a CDS encoding phospho-N-acetylmuramoyl-pentapeptide-transferase → MLYYLSLFKDDISFLNIFSYITFRTGAAIFTSFLLTLLIGPKVVAKLRSYKIQQIEREYGPASHLSKSGTPTMGGILIFISLIASVLLWARLDSNYIWLLVFTTFTLGVAGVMDDYTKLVKKNPEGMKSSIKLAIQLFTAVVVVGYLALNPPNGEYSTSLIIPYMSKMFIDLSVFYFAFAMLIIVGSSNATNLTDGLDGLASGCMVFTAATYAIFAYLAGNINFADYLKIIYVPGAGEITVFMGALIGACLGFLWFNAYPAQVFMGDTSSLFLGGVIGTAALCVKQELLLPIAGGIFVLETLSVMLQMGYFKLTHGKRLFKMAPIHHHFELLGVPEPKVIVRFWIIGAMLMLLALASLKIR, encoded by the coding sequence ATGCTGTATTATTTGTCACTGTTCAAAGATGATATTAGTTTTCTAAATATCTTCAGTTACATTACCTTTCGCACGGGCGCGGCGATTTTCACCTCGTTCCTGCTTACGCTTCTTATCGGGCCGAAAGTGGTGGCTAAATTGCGTTCTTATAAAATTCAACAAATCGAGCGCGAATACGGGCCGGCTTCCCACTTATCCAAAAGCGGAACTCCCACCATGGGCGGTATCTTAATTTTTATCAGTTTAATTGCCAGCGTACTTTTATGGGCACGGTTGGACAGCAATTACATTTGGTTACTTGTTTTTACCACCTTTACTTTGGGCGTTGCCGGTGTGATGGACGATTACACAAAACTCGTTAAAAAGAATCCGGAAGGTATGAAATCTTCCATTAAATTGGCAATTCAACTTTTTACGGCTGTGGTGGTGGTGGGCTATTTGGCCCTTAACCCGCCCAACGGAGAATACAGCACTTCCCTGATTATTCCGTATATGAGCAAAATGTTTATTGATTTGTCCGTCTTTTACTTTGCTTTTGCCATGCTGATTATTGTGGGTTCCTCCAATGCTACCAACCTGACAGACGGCTTGGACGGGTTAGCCAGCGGGTGCATGGTTTTTACGGCGGCCACTTATGCTATTTTTGCCTACTTGGCGGGAAACATCAACTTTGCCGATTATCTAAAAATTATTTATGTGCCCGGTGCGGGAGAAATCACGGTGTTTATGGGCGCGTTAATCGGGGCTTGTTTGGGCTTCTTGTGGTTTAATGCGTACCCTGCCCAAGTGTTTATGGGCGATACGAGTTCTTTGTTTTTAGGGGGGGTAATCGGCACGGCGGCTTTGTGCGTAAAACAAGAACTCCTGCTGCCTATTGCGGGGGGTATTTTCGTATTGGAAACGCTTTCCGTTATGCTTCAAATGGGGTATTTTAAGTTAACTCACGGTAAGCGTCTTTTTAAGATGGCTCCGATACATCACCATTTTGAACTGTTAGGTGTACCGGAACCGAAAGTAATTGTACGGTTTTGGATTATCGGCGCAATGCTGATGTTATTGGCGTTGGCTTCGTTAAAAATCAGGTAA
- a CDS encoding UDP-N-acetylmuramoyl-tripeptide--D-alanyl-D-alanine ligase gives MKLNLALHKIAEIMRAELFSNDPEQKVSSFVTDSRVVSPGDAFIALRGQKHDARAFIPQVLEKGAAVVVAEAEGFTVPRDTKASFLLVENALKSLQALSKYHRMNSTLKVAAITGSNGKSTTKQMLRAICQTAGETVANMGNFNNQFGVPFSLLEIQPKHEYGVFELGASHPGDIEEIASLAVPDVAVITNVAPAHLEFFHDLQTVYQTKTEIAKCLNYGGTLVYNADDEMLSRLKTEFKGKSISFGFAPGADLQILETEVFSFIYKGEAYIVDIKLERHDKLNAAAAAAAAIALGLFMDNIQKGLLSFTPMPMRLERVEKNGIRFILDCYNANPASMKNALEILGREKVLPRVAVLGDMKELGENAKEYHRLVAQQVLANGVESVFLAGEQMQYAYEVLQNNPAVKCFYGLTPQAWTQDLALTLKDGGTCLVKASRSMNFENILKEI, from the coding sequence ATGAAACTTAATTTAGCACTTCATAAAATCGCGGAGATTATGCGCGCAGAGTTGTTTTCAAACGACCCCGAGCAAAAAGTATCTTCGTTCGTTACCGACAGCCGCGTAGTTTCGCCCGGAGATGCCTTTATTGCATTAAGAGGGCAAAAGCACGATGCGCGGGCGTTTATCCCTCAAGTATTGGAAAAAGGTGCCGCCGTAGTGGTGGCGGAAGCCGAAGGATTTACTGTCCCCCGGGACACAAAGGCTTCTTTTCTGTTGGTGGAAAATGCCTTAAAATCTTTACAGGCCCTTTCCAAATATCACCGCATGAACAGTACCTTAAAAGTGGCGGCCATTACAGGTTCCAACGGTAAAAGTACTACCAAACAAATGTTGCGTGCCATCTGTCAAACGGCAGGGGAAACCGTGGCCAATATGGGAAATTTTAACAATCAATTTGGGGTTCCTTTTTCCCTCTTGGAAATTCAACCCAAGCACGAGTACGGCGTCTTTGAGTTGGGGGCTTCTCACCCCGGGGATATTGAGGAAATTGCCTCCTTGGCTGTGCCCGATGTGGCGGTAATTACCAATGTGGCGCCGGCGCATTTGGAATTTTTTCACGATTTGCAAACCGTCTATCAAACCAAAACCGAAATTGCCAAATGCTTAAACTATGGCGGTACTTTGGTGTATAACGCCGACGACGAAATGTTAAGCCGCCTCAAAACGGAATTTAAGGGGAAAAGTATTTCCTTTGGTTTTGCTCCCGGGGCGGATTTGCAAATTCTGGAAACAGAAGTTTTTTCCTTCATTTATAAAGGTGAAGCCTATATCGTGGATATCAAGTTGGAACGCCACGATAAACTAAACGCGGCGGCTGCCGCGGCTGCGGCGATTGCCTTGGGGCTTTTTATGGACAATATCCAAAAAGGTCTCTTGTCTTTTACGCCGATGCCTATGCGTTTGGAACGGGTGGAAAAAAACGGTATCCGCTTTATTTTAGATTGTTACAACGCCAACCCGGCCAGTATGAAAAACGCTTTGGAAATTTTAGGGCGGGAAAAAGTCCTTCCCCGGGTGGCCGTACTGGGAGATATGAAGGAACTAGGCGAAAATGCTAAAGAATATCACCGTTTGGTAGCGCAGCAAGTGCTTGCTAACGGTGTGGAAAGTGTATTTTTAGCCGGGGAACAAATGCAGTATGCGTACGAAGTATTGCAAAATAATCCTGCCGTTAAATGCTTCTACGGGCTTACCCCGCAAGCCTGGACGCAAGACTTGGCCCTCACCTTAAAAGATGGGGGCACGTGCCTGGTGAAAGCCTCGCGCTCGATGAATTTTGAAAATATCTTAAAGGAGATCTAA
- a CDS encoding penicillin-binding protein 2, whose protein sequence is MFKKKSSSPFVFNVKKRMRVIGLCILVSPLIIFSRLFYVQTFLYEEYSSQAEKSIYTYLAEDRLRGKILDVNGRELAESVRTHSCGISKKYVKDKNKTISFLAETLGMSKKEITDEWNKPNRKFFFVAKKIKPDNYIKISKILRTPLGQGLDLTPEYERIHPYGESALDIVGAANSKNLGLSGVEQMFNRELSQDISKKRAKRVRRGEIIYDRKLKEELSVANVYLTIDEVAQYYVETALKKAVENVGAEHGIALVQEPSTGKILAAASFFEENGKYVIKDGQSLAFQFAYEPGSTFKTIAIASALDAGAVNITDSIDMENRRWEVARGFTVRDNQHDKDYLSIPEIMQLSSNIGAGKIAVEMGAKELYKYIKSFGFGTKTDINFRGESKGSVLAYNKWTRVDLATKGYGYGVLLTPIQLIGAYSAIANGGTLMQPHLIDRVEYAGGKVEKRSKPVKIRRVLTQETTDIMKKVLQSVVENGSGKRAQITGYNVAGKTGTAEKLSKEGTYGKRNHVVSFCGFVPVADPQFTILIILDNPTKYTFGGTAAAPVFKEIAERLLVMKGVKPDQVDFE, encoded by the coding sequence ATGTTTAAGAAAAAATCTTCTTCCCCGTTCGTGTTTAATGTTAAAAAACGTATGCGCGTGATAGGGTTGTGTATTTTGGTTTCTCCGCTTATTATTTTCAGCAGGCTTTTTTATGTGCAGACATTTCTGTATGAAGAATATTCCTCGCAGGCGGAAAAATCTATTTATACCTATTTGGCCGAAGACCGTTTGAGAGGGAAAATTTTAGATGTGAACGGACGCGAGTTGGCGGAGTCCGTGCGGACACATTCTTGCGGTATCAGCAAGAAATATGTGAAAGATAAAAATAAAACCATTTCCTTTCTGGCGGAAACATTGGGCATGAGCAAAAAAGAAATCACGGACGAGTGGAATAAACCTAATCGTAAGTTCTTTTTTGTCGCTAAGAAAATCAAGCCGGATAATTACATTAAAATTTCCAAAATCTTGCGTACTCCTTTGGGCCAAGGGTTAGATTTAACCCCGGAATACGAGCGTATCCACCCGTATGGGGAAAGCGCGTTGGATATCGTCGGTGCGGCAAATTCCAAAAATTTAGGGCTTTCCGGAGTGGAACAAATGTTCAACCGCGAACTCAGCCAAGACATCAGCAAAAAACGCGCTAAACGGGTGCGCCGCGGCGAGATTATTTACGACCGTAAACTAAAAGAAGAACTTTCCGTGGCCAATGTTTATTTAACCATTGACGAAGTGGCCCAATACTATGTGGAAACGGCCCTTAAAAAGGCTGTGGAAAATGTAGGTGCGGAACATGGTATTGCGCTGGTGCAGGAACCTTCTACCGGTAAAATTTTGGCGGCGGCTTCCTTTTTTGAAGAAAACGGAAAATATGTTATTAAGGACGGACAATCGTTAGCGTTCCAATTTGCATATGAACCGGGCTCTACTTTTAAGACCATTGCTATTGCTTCGGCGTTAGATGCAGGCGCGGTGAACATCACCGACAGTATTGATATGGAAAATCGCCGTTGGGAAGTGGCCCGCGGTTTTACCGTGCGTGATAATCAGCACGATAAAGACTATCTTTCCATACCGGAAATTATGCAACTTTCTTCCAATATCGGGGCCGGTAAAATTGCCGTGGAAATGGGGGCCAAGGAACTTTATAAATATATTAAAAGTTTCGGTTTCGGTACCAAAACGGATATCAATTTCCGCGGGGAATCTAAAGGGAGCGTGTTGGCTTATAACAAATGGACGCGGGTGGACTTGGCCACCAAAGGATATGGCTATGGGGTGCTTTTAACACCTATACAGTTAATCGGGGCTTATTCCGCTATTGCCAACGGGGGAACTTTGATGCAACCGCACCTGATTGACCGCGTGGAATATGCGGGCGGCAAGGTGGAAAAACGCTCCAAACCCGTTAAAATCCGCCGCGTGCTGACGCAGGAAACCACCGATATTATGAAAAAAGTTCTCCAAAGTGTAGTGGAAAACGGTTCGGGTAAGCGTGCGCAAATTACCGGTTACAATGTTGCCGGTAAAACGGGGACTGCAGAAAAATTAAGTAAAGAAGGAACCTACGGCAAGAGAAACCACGTGGTTTCCTTCTGCGGGTTTGTGCCGGTGGCAGACCCTCAATTTACCATTTTGATTATTTTGGATAATCCCACCAAATACACTTTCGGTGGTACGGCAGCGGCTCCCGTATTTAAGGAAATTGCCGAACGCTTGCTTGTAATGAAAGGCGTAAAGCCCGACCAGGTAGATTTTGAATAA
- the rsmH gene encoding 16S rRNA (cytosine(1402)-N(4))-methyltransferase RsmH: MNQIWTHIPIMAPEIADLLLTNPSGVYVDGTLGLGGHTKYFLSRLSAQARVLGFDKDEEALKMAQERVGDARLQVYHKSYTEAPQVLQELGIGGADGALFDLGLSSYQLDNPARGFSIMGNGPLDMRFDLQNPLSASVIVNTWPMAELERILKDYGEERNYTKIALAIMRARKEAPIETTEQLKNVVESVCPRHGKTHPATQTFQALRIACNQELQTVETVLNSLGAILRPGGRAAVLTFHSLEDRLVKNYFKMLSKTGDWKLINKHALAPSYEEVRQNRRSRSAKLRVIERIK, encoded by the coding sequence ATGAATCAAATTTGGACGCATATTCCTATCATGGCGCCAGAAATTGCCGACTTGTTGCTGACCAACCCTTCCGGTGTGTATGTGGACGGTACGCTGGGGTTAGGGGGACATACCAAGTACTTTTTATCCCGTTTGTCCGCCCAAGCGCGCGTTTTAGGGTTTGATAAAGACGAGGAAGCCTTGAAAATGGCCCAAGAACGGGTGGGAGATGCCCGCCTGCAGGTTTATCACAAAAGTTACACAGAAGCCCCGCAAGTGCTTCAAGAATTGGGCATTGGCGGCGCGGACGGAGCATTATTTGATTTAGGTTTGAGTTCTTATCAGTTGGATAACCCTGCCCGCGGTTTTAGCATCATGGGAAACGGCCCTTTGGATATGCGTTTTGATTTACAAAACCCGCTTTCGGCATCGGTAATCGTAAACACTTGGCCCATGGCCGAGTTGGAAAGAATTTTGAAAGATTACGGCGAAGAACGCAACTATACCAAAATCGCTTTGGCTATTATGCGTGCCCGCAAAGAAGCCCCCATTGAAACCACCGAACAGTTAAAAAATGTGGTGGAAAGTGTTTGCCCTCGCCACGGTAAAACCCACCCGGCTACGCAAACTTTCCAAGCCTTGCGTATTGCTTGTAACCAGGAACTCCAAACGGTGGAAACGGTGCTTAATTCGTTGGGGGCAATCCTTCGTCCCGGCGGGAGAGCCGCCGTGCTAACCTTTCACTCATTGGAAGACCGCTTGGTAAAAAATTATTTTAAGATGCTTTCCAAAACGGGCGATTGGAAACTGATTAACAAACATGCTTTGGCTCCTTCTTACGAAGAAGTACGCCAAAACCGTCGTTCCCGCAGTGCCAAATTACGGGTGATAGAGAGAATAAAATGA